The genome window TGAAGATGGAAGGTGTCTTCTGGCAAGGTACTCTTCTAAACGACATCTTTTGGTTAGTCAAAGCACAATTCAGCGCTCATTCCAACAAGCAGAGCAGATGGATTCAGTTGGAAGGCTAGATGGGAACATACTAAGTATGCTGTAGCTGCCTCCACactctgcaaacaaacacagtgtgcctcagcctctggctagtgGTCGTCGTGGCGATCGATATGCTTTTGGCATTATGTCAGACttgttaatccatccatccattttctgagccgcttatcctcagtagggtcgcgggcgcgctggagcctatcccagctgtcatcgggcaggaggcggggtacaccctgaactggttgccagccaatcgcagggcacatacaaacagacaaccactcgcactcacagtcacgcctacgggcaattttagagtctccaattaatgcatgtttttgggatgtgggaggaaaccggagtgcccggagaaaacccacgcagacacagggagaacatgcaaactccacacagtcggggccggggattgaacccgggtcctcagaactgtgaggctgacgctctgaccagtcggccaccgtgccgccagactTGTTAATGCATTTGAAAAAGAACGCATCACGCAGACGTGAATATAAGtaactgttcaaactgttactttTCCAGCCATCTGGATCCTTTATTAcctaaaaaaagacaaacttctgatgttgcactttcgcaaaagaaaatactgtatgtaagctGTTATAGTATATACATTGTCAAGCCCATTGGTGTTTTTGtagcataataattcacactgttcaaactgttactgttggACTGGTGTGCCTCCttaatttcctaaaaagaagacaaacgatGTTGCAGTTTCCTAAAAATAGgaaattttatattatattaaatatttagtcTTATTTTATTATACAGGGTGCCGTCACATTCTCACGATTAACTATtcacaaatgtacatatttgcatattttcatgtttttttttttttacctagcctccattatttgctgttttgtactcaggccaaagccctgtctaataaacgtattgctttggtgccaaggaactatgttgaagtgaagggAGGAGCTTCATATAGTCAGACCATAGCCCTGTCTAGAATAAAAGTAGAGATTTGCCACGATCTTGTGGCATGTATAGGCAATAATTAATTGTGGATTGTGGTGGTTTTTGCTTGTCATGTAATAGCGAAATAGTTGGGAAAACACTGTTTacatgattttgtttatttgagaaTTTACAACTAGGAGTTGGAAGGTTTTGCATATCTCATTGTAAAACTTCATTAAATGTGTTACTGTTCAcaccaaagaaaagaaacatttatgcGCCCAATTTGAACCGAACAGTCACCTAGATAGATACCTACACACCTACCTACATACCAAACTTTGACTTTTGCTCTACTTTACCGTTAAATCCCTAAAAATGACCTTCAGAGAACTGTGTCGGTGTCCACAATTGACCAGTCGAGGGCAGCATAGCACTTGCCTACTCAAATCTACCTGTATTTTCTTGTACTACATGTTGAGtatcatacaaataaaaagttatACTTAAATACACTTTACAGGCTTTTTTATGTCTGTGCGTCATCCGCCTTATGTTCTGCTTGCGTTTCGAAAAAGTTCTGCCACTTGTGTGTGAAAGATCTTTTTTGCATCATATCCTCTCTGACCACAGATGAGCATGTACacttttcatgttgttttcatTAGTGGACCCAATTTAtgacttaaaggagacatatgaAAAATATGTCTCCTCACGGATCTTGGGCCAGTCTAACCTCCAAGTCATGACCGAAGAACTTGTGTTGGGGgtggtattatgtaaattagccaaatTGTGACAAAATTTAGAACCAGTCTGTTCacagacacactttttttttgtagtttcacacttgatggtAGACAGACATTCCAGACACACGATTTTTATCAAAGCTATTAAAATGTCAATTGtacatgttttcttttcaaactgATTTAAACTGTGAGGCCTTATTGTAACTCTATCTCTTTGTCGGACTGATCTCTGGGTGGTCCGTTAGGTCAGTATTCCTACCATCCCGTTGACGTGCCACAGAACCACAAGCGAGCCGTGTGCGACCTCACCGTGGCCGACCGGTTGGCGCTGTACGACCACGTGATCGCTGTCCTCAACCAGGAGAAGGCCAACGCTGCTACATCGGGCAACGACGAACTATACATAGACCTGGTGTCCCAGCTGAAGAAGGGTAAGACTGGACATAAGCAGAAgtgcaaatactttgttactgtacttaagtagatgaTTTAGGTATCTGAACATGACTTGATTGTTGATATTTCTAATGACTTTTATGCGCTACATTTATAAACAGATATCTGCACTTTCTACTCCTCACTTTGTTAAAATAGGGTCGTTACTTTTTATAACCTCtactgatgacaaaaaaaagatgtaaattcAACCTCAGTTGAGATATTTTGGTCATAAAAGACAAACTGGAAATGAGTTTGGGATCTTCATTTATACAAaattagtgctttgccgccatcttgtggcatcttggtgccaaggaacaaaGCTGAGGGGCTTCATTTAAGCAGCTCTTTGCTTGCATATTGGGGCAAATGAACTATATTGAAGTGAGTGGAGGAGCTTTGGTTAGGCAAAAGTAGTGATTTGCTGTCATGttttggcatcttggtgccaagaatCGTTGTTGAAGTGGGTTGAGGAGCTTCAGTTAGATGAAAGTAGTactttgtcgccatcttgtgTTATCTTGGTACCagggaaccttttttttttctttgtgccaAATTACCAAAACGTGTACTGtctataattgacagtaaaaacaaaattactttTGTTCTTGAGTACATTTTAGATTTGGTACATTTGAAgttttaccaaaataaaaattttgaatGAGTGTTTCTAATTTTACCAGAgttatttttttgacacaaaTATCTGTACATTTTAGTCTCAGTAGTTTTGTCACCTCTGGACATAAGTCATTCCATATTTTTAGTTGAATTTTTGGCAAAATGTTGGGCTTTTGTGTCAGCTGAACAACAGAATGAGCCAAAGACCCATTTGGAGCTGATGGCGGAGATGCGGGACTACAAGAGGCGGCGACAGTCGTACCGCGCTAAGAACGTCCACATCACCAAGAAGTCCTACACGGAGGTACGAACCCTGCGGTGTAAAGTCAGAAGCCATTTTTGTGAGACAGTAACAATTGCATTGCCTAACAGGTTATCAGAGAAGTCATCCAGGTCCACTCGGAAGAGCTCGGCAGACAGTGGAAGGAGGAGCACGAAGAGGACATCAATGAGGAGGAGGCCAGAGAAGGAACATCCCAAAGGTTCTTTGAGCTTCTTTTTACCGGAAAAGTGAAAGTCCACATGTTCATTTCTTGACGATTTGTGTCCAGAAGTCGCAAGGTCGAATGAGCGTCGGTCCTTATCCTCGGAGTCCCGCCGATTGCGTAGCAGACGCCGCCGCAGCCGCGAGAAGAGCCGCGACAAAGAAAGCAAGAAGAACAAAAGGAAGAGGTGAAGTAGTGTTTTCCATTGATGAATGCTATGCTATAATtctgcatgctcttgtcttaatCTCACGTCTGACTTCGCAGAGATTCCCGCTCCCCGGAGGGAAGACACCGAGAcagcaagaagaaaaagaaaaggaaagtggAGCGAGGGAGGAGTGACAGTTCCTGAAAGAGAAATCTTGGCAATAAAGTTTTACAAAAGCAAAATGGCCCCTTTTCAACTggaattttaaaattgtttcttttttttttttatgttggacatttgaaatgtttaaggACATGtataaatgtcaaataaatgtgtgtaaatcatTTCTTTAATCTACAGTTGATGAATAATataaacatctttttttataaTGCCCATTAAATAAGTAAACGTCCGTGCCATTTTTTATGTCGTCCAATCAGAAAAGAGACTTTTTGTCAGGTAGACCTTAACTTGGTATGCAAATAAACGAATGATTATctccctgatttaaacccaaaaTGGAGGTGCAACTTGTTGAGCCGAGTGCTTATTTAGTGTGTCCTCCAAGACTTTTACCAAGGTATAAACGACAAAGGAGAAAATTGGCAAGAAACTGGCATCGTAATAGAGTTAGCAGATAAAGTAATAGCTAGCTTAGCTTGTTGACTTTTGCAGGTCAGGTTACATTAATAtcagtaaatgttttatttattctggAGCTGATATAAGGATGTTATTATATTGTAATCGCTATAGAAATGAGCATTAGATACGACAACGTGCCATAGCCGCCCGGCTAACCATCGTGCCtccgtggcggccatgttggggaggtcgatgTTCCCTtagaaggcaatgcatggacactgaCATTAAATCGTAAATAGCTCATTTCTCACCCGATTATCATTATGtttactgttttgtcaacgccaaagcgtaTTCTATCAATACACGGGTTTGCCATATATACCAATACATATCTGTGGTATCGCCCTTCACAAAAAACTATACTTCCGCGTCGTTGTGGATGTCGTCCCAATTATCTGGTGCAAGGCGGAGCTTAGCAAAATTGACAAGCTAAAACCTGGAAATGGAGGCACAactaaataattgtaaaaagtgtctttttttttagcacaatCGAAACAACAAAGCGAAGGATTGACAATAAACTGCCACTGCAATGGTGTGACCAGGTACGCTAAGAGCTGGGCCtagcttccatccattttcaacaccgcttatcctggttagggttgtgggacgctggagcctatcccagctgacttcgggcgaaaggcggactacaccctgaactggtcgccagtcagtcacagggcacatatagacacagacaaccattcacactcacattcacaccgtcactgagtgggaactgaacccacgctgcccgcaccaaagtcaggcgagtgtaccactacaccatcagtgacttgggCCTAGCttgttttttattcttctaCGCCACTCCATTGCCTTCTCtccttctttccatttttcgCCATCCTAAATGCCCTGTGGTGCTTTGCTGCCTCTCAGATAGGTGTCAGGTTTGTTTAATTACTTTATATGTGTATACCGGGCTTATAAgagagggggaaatgaaaactATACCTGATTCTTTGACTGTTATACTGTGTGAACACGTTCTACCCTCCTCGCCTCCTGATTGGCTGTCAGTTTTTCGGCTAAAGCCACGGAATGTTGGACAAGAGTGTCACACCAAGCGAAGTTCAAAGGTCGCCCTGCTCTTTTATTTCACTAACTTGAGTCGTTTAATTATGTTCACGTATAAAGCAAACTATATTCTGCATCTTGTAgcgaaaataaatacaattatttggtGCAGTCTGTAGTATAAATGCAGTGCAAGTATATGAGACCCAGCATGTTATTGAATTTAGCtctttttttgggtcattttcagTAGTATTTGgttgaaaatgtgcaatttcTCAGTGCAATTCCAAggaaattaaattattaaacatTCCCAATGATGTATGTACTCGCTATGCTGCAAAAATCTGCCTGACCTCTGCAGGCTCTCCGTCTCGTGTGTCTTCTCCTTCTACTCAGCCTCAGGTATTTCTCACCCTGTTGAGAAGAAGACGTATTGGACGAGAGATGCCAGGAAGGGTCCCACCAGCCTCCTGGGAACCTGAGGGCTCCTGCAGAGAGCCAGAAACACCAGCCTCCAGGAGGGCAACCGTCCCTGGGAAATCATGCAGTGAGGACCAGCTGAGCCACCATCGTAACTGCATTGTTTTGGTATTTTGTTCCTGAACGCAGCGCCGAGTGTTTTGTGAGGACTTTGGCCTTGCAGCACCATGGGAGCCTCCAGTGACAAGGTGAGCGTGACAGTCTGGCCTGGGGGCAGCCCAGCAGACCGGATTGAGTAGATAAGAACATGGCAAGTGTCAATTGAGGttataaagaaaacaaacaaacaaacaaacaaacaaaacaaagaatagtttgtgttgtgtttaaaacaaatatgatgCCTCTTGAGGTTTTGTTGCATGTAAAAGTCATCAATAGAATAAAATATGCCTCTATTATTCCCATAATAAGGAGACATTGCAGTTTTACAGaacgtggacatttcatcaTCACCCACTTTTATTTATAACAAACCAGAAAAATTAAGAGACCCCTGCAAAATGATCAGTTTCTTTGATTTCGCTATTTATAGGTAtatactgaggataagcggttcagaaaatggatgtatacttgagtaaaattaacttaaatgtgttttattctgTAAACTACTGACAGCATAACTGCTAAATAAAGTAGTTAAGagcattttccttttctttttttttcattgcagaaAATTTAAAATGGTCAAAAGACCAAAATAGGTCCAgtggttgtttttatttattttttttttaattttttttcccagcattgtgtatatttaaaaaaatagtcttTAGTGAAACACATTCATATCAGCCTACACACACCATTTCAGAGCATATTATTGTAGAAGTGAGATGGAACATGACCATGTGAAAGTTGGTACATCCAAGTCAAATTCAGAATGAAAATTCCACAAAATCATATAGTTCGCTTATTTCTCAGCCCGTCAAAATCTAGATATTTGTacattaaatattatatttaactGTCCACAGTCCAATTTTGGGTCCTGACCCACCGGTTGAGAATCGTAGTTATAGTATAAGATGTGGTCACAAGAACATTTGCATGTTTCCAAATTTAAACCCCAAGTACAATGCACACATTTCATTGCAATAATAATACCTTTATAATTCTAGTTTTAAAATTAAGTATGGACAAAATAAGGGAAGAATGCTTGACGCTGCCACCTCTCTAGCCTTGAGGTCCAGTGGGGTCGTCCTGTGTCGGTTCCATGTCACACGTCTAAAAAGGTTTATGTGCCTccatttcagatgttttttaattcatgaaaaTAGACTGTAAAGGAATATTCTTTTTGATTACACTTAAGCTTCCCCATTATCAGTAATTCAATATTCAAGTAAGATTGAACATAAAACAGTATTAAACAGAATTTTGAAAAATCCCCTGGAGGGCTCATAATATaatgtttaaaattttttattttttttttaaatcaagcatTCATATTTTCAACAGATAAAAGAATTGACAATACAACAACACCAAGAAAGATGCACCTGGAAACTAGTGCAGTCATTGTATTGCAGCAATATGTTTTTCCATTACTCTTGTAATCTGTTTTAATATGtcttgtgttttatttaatcaATAACAACTTGTTGCAGTACACAGCACCCCCACCCgcattaaaaagtcacttttactCTGAATCTATTGgaattgttacatttttactAACTCATCAAATTAATTGCTATTAATATATGTTATACATTAGTCATCTTTTCACATCTGCTTTTTGGCTAATTGTTCTGTGCTATTTTGGAGTCATAGACAAACTAGCCGTGCCCCATGTGtgatctgattggttaaaagtTGAACAGCCAGCCCTTCAATCATGCAGTTTGTAGGATAgcctataaaaaaagtgtaaaatgagCTCCTAATCCAATGTGCATCAAGTAACTAAAACTCAGCAGTGactttatattaatattattacgatttttcatataatttaaaGATAGGCTCACATTTACAACAGAGAATCTCAATACAGCGATTCTGCGATAATCAATATGTTATACTGCAGGACTAAAATGTTGAGATTATGAATGAGTTGTTTTCCATGAGCTTCTGCAATTCCAGTTTCGCTTTATTTCACCTGAGAAGTGCCACCTTATGGATTTGAAGTAAAAAtggaatcattaaaaaaaaaaaaaaatcacatatttcataaaaaatatcaatttgaattgaaaatgtatCACAATAAATAGTGAAACTATACTGTAAGTGCTGTCTGGATGTTTATCCCCACCCCGTCACTGGACAATGTGGCCTTAAAATaagttcttttgttttgttttttttgctacaaaaatcctatttacaattttaatcgatttttttcctctctatccttaaagaaaacacaaatgacaatgcaattatttaaaacaagttttgccttttttcccttctgggatttgctcCAGATACCAAACGAActttgaaactgttttttttaagcactattttttttattagcatcaacttccacaaaaatatttgaaatataaaaCACATTCTTTCccgataatgtgaaaataactGCTTTCTCTTGGGGGAAaaatatctctttttttttcaaaacagaaATGTAAACAGTACACGAGCCTGCAGTTCTCATTTaaagttgtacaggtgaggccagGCGACCACGGCAAAATACTTGCGGCATGGTCGCACATAGCTGGGGTCGAACATTTCCTGGAAAAATTTCCTGCTGCTTTTGCAACATATAAATGGGCATGGGTTTTGCAATGTTTAGTGAAATTGACTCAATGTTTGCctgggctcctttcttgtcattgCCAAACAATGTAATTGATTCCACTTGTGTTGTCCGTTTCTTAGTGGGAATTAAAGTTGCATGttacttttttgaaaaatggtcGCGAATGCGTCTGTGTGCTTTagtaaactagctcctctctgtttgcagccaGGTTTTTAGTCGAAGCAGTGCATGCCGGCAGAGACACGTTTTGAACTACCGAAGCCACACACAGAAAtttgaaatgggaaaaaaatggtctgGAAAAATAA of Phycodurus eques isolate BA_2022a chromosome 4, UOR_Pequ_1.1, whole genome shotgun sequence contains these proteins:
- the snrnp48 gene encoding U11/U12 small nuclear ribonucleoprotein 48 kDa protein, giving the protein MSDSLENTNLRERMERLQKLVEFSEHCQKQIQDMYDALGWSPDYDPDKEPMELCPYDPSHRVPVRSMEKHKASCYLRKTGYSSEEQAEMCDPSASYINTSVRSFTMDKNLQNQVILQARSAAPLMKMEGVFWQGQYSYHPVDVPQNHKRAVCDLTVADRLALYDHVIAVLNQEKANAATSGNDELYIDLVSQLKKAEQQNEPKTHLELMAEMRDYKRRRQSYRAKNVHITKKSYTEVIREVIQVHSEELGRQWKEEHEEDINEEEAREGTSQRSNERRSLSSESRRLRSRRRRSREKSRDKESKKNKRKRDSRSPEGRHRDSKKKKKRKVERGRSDSS